A region of Elusimicrobiota bacterium DNA encodes the following proteins:
- a CDS encoding nucleotidyltransferase domain-containing protein, whose amino-acid sequence MDFVRPSKQDLTTQTLFAELLDHVKIFEASRSLGHVPGTFVTKTIKGIPYYYFQASIPGGETRQAYIGKQSPTLDRVAAQFAAEKSSLATEEKDMQRLCAQLRTGGAISTEASAVRVLEALSDTGLFHAGGVLVGTHAMAVFGNLLGARWASGALRTQDIDVAFPAVEVAVPNHAGDLPTALERLKMGFLPVPALNSRKPSSSFKVRGSALRLDILTPARAGSEKPIFLPRWNTAAQPLPFLDYLLEEPLPGAVINGKPVFVHVPPPARFAFHKLIIQGERWAGDAARSSKDVHQSGQLFSLLLDDRPGDISLAWDALQKRGHSWVTKARRGLGVLKSIGFPRTEELLNLLSIDRPRSPDRN is encoded by the coding sequence ATGGATTTCGTTCGCCCCTCCAAACAAGACCTGACGACACAAACCCTCTTCGCCGAACTTTTGGATCACGTCAAGATCTTTGAGGCGAGCCGATCTTTGGGGCATGTCCCTGGAACATTTGTGACGAAGACGATCAAGGGAATCCCCTACTATTATTTTCAAGCCTCGATTCCCGGAGGGGAAACGCGCCAGGCTTACATTGGGAAACAATCTCCAACTCTGGATCGGGTGGCCGCGCAGTTTGCCGCGGAAAAATCTTCTTTGGCAACAGAAGAAAAGGACATGCAAAGGCTCTGCGCCCAATTGAGGACCGGGGGTGCCATCTCCACAGAAGCTTCCGCCGTCCGCGTGCTGGAAGCCCTGTCCGACACCGGCTTATTTCACGCGGGAGGCGTTTTGGTGGGAACCCACGCCATGGCTGTTTTTGGCAATTTGCTGGGAGCCCGTTGGGCCTCCGGCGCGCTTCGCACGCAAGATATCGACGTGGCGTTTCCGGCTGTCGAAGTGGCCGTGCCGAACCACGCGGGGGATTTGCCAACAGCCTTGGAGAGGCTCAAAATGGGTTTCCTTCCGGTTCCCGCTTTGAATTCGCGGAAACCTTCCTCGTCATTCAAAGTGAGGGGAAGCGCTCTGCGTTTGGACATCCTGACGCCGGCCCGAGCGGGATCCGAGAAACCCATATTCCTCCCCCGATGGAATACGGCGGCCCAGCCCTTGCCTTTTCTTGATTATTTGCTGGAGGAACCCCTTCCCGGCGCCGTCATCAACGGAAAACCCGTTTTTGTTCACGTTCCCCCACCGGCACGGTTTGCCTTCCACAAATTGATTATTCAAGGCGAACGCTGGGCGGGCGACGCGGCGCGGTCCTCAAAAGATGTCCACCAAAGCGGCCAACTTTTTTCATTATTGCTTGACGATCGGCCTGGAGATATCTCCTTGGCTTGGGACGCTCTTCAAAAACGCGGCCATTCCTGGGTAACGAAAGCTCGGCGGGGGTTGGGTGTCCTGAAAAGCATTGGATTTCCCCGCACAGAGGAGTTGTTGAATCTTCTCTCCATTGACCGACCCCGCTCACCCGATAGGAATTGA
- a CDS encoding prepilin-type N-terminal cleavage/methylation domain-containing protein, protein MRPGRDPSWGFTLIELMLVVAIIGLLAAIAIPKFAGLIIKSKEAAVKGQLGGLRSAISIYYADNEGIFPGFPPGALTVGSKYIAAIATIRIPTVPAHVPNDNTTSALMDWFSPGPPVMGPTAWIYSIAEGYFTVNCTHADSSGRVWSTW, encoded by the coding sequence ATGCGGCCTGGGCGGGATCCATCTTGGGGGTTCACGCTGATCGAGCTGATGCTCGTGGTGGCGATCATTGGGCTCTTGGCGGCCATCGCCATTCCTAAATTCGCGGGGCTCATCATCAAATCAAAAGAGGCGGCGGTGAAAGGGCAATTGGGCGGTTTGCGGAGTGCCATATCAATCTATTATGCCGACAATGAAGGAATCTTCCCTGGTTTCCCTCCGGGTGCTCTAACCGTGGGTTCTAAATACATCGCCGCCATCGCAACTATTCGCATCCCGACTGTTCCCGCCCATGTGCCGAATGATAATACGACATCCGCTCTAATGGACTGGTTCTCTCCGGGGCCTCCGGTGATGGGTCCGACCGCGTGGATTTATAGCATTGCGGAGGGTTATTTCACAGTGAACTGCACCCACGCCGACTCCTCCGGCCGGGTGTGGTCCACGTGGTGA
- a CDS encoding ATP-binding protein, with translation MFNRQITFAKNHSFFLFGPRGTGKTRLLKEFFKGLPHLYVDLLDPDTHQELSLRPKALEERMEALGPKTRWVVVDEIQKVPALLDVVHRQIESRRVFFALTGSSARKLKTTGANLLAGRAFMNFLFPLTSRELGERFSLNECLRWGSLPKIFSLKNDGEKRDYLRAYTHTYLQEEITQEQVVRKLDPFRRFLAIAAQMSGQIVNFSKVARDAGTSIPTVQSYFQILEDTRIGFLLESFHESVRKRQRENPKFYFFDTGVQRALENTLTLDLLPRTFAYGVAFEHFIINEIVRLAAYAKNDYRFSYLCTKDGVEIDLVIERPGMKKALVEIKSSDLIRPEDLRSFRRLGTDIPQSDLFCFSRDPHPKKIEGIRCLPWQTGLIELGL, from the coding sequence ATGTTTAACAGACAGATTACCTTCGCCAAGAACCACAGTTTTTTCCTTTTCGGCCCGAGAGGCACGGGGAAAACCCGCTTATTGAAGGAATTCTTTAAGGGACTCCCCCACCTCTACGTGGACCTCCTGGATCCGGACACCCACCAGGAACTGAGCCTCCGACCCAAAGCTCTCGAGGAACGGATGGAGGCCCTCGGCCCAAAAACGAGGTGGGTGGTCGTGGATGAGATTCAGAAGGTCCCCGCGCTCTTGGACGTCGTTCATCGGCAAATCGAATCTCGACGCGTTTTCTTTGCCCTCACGGGGTCGAGCGCCCGAAAACTGAAGACCACGGGAGCGAATTTGTTGGCCGGGCGGGCGTTCATGAATTTCCTTTTCCCTTTAACTTCACGGGAATTGGGGGAACGGTTTTCTCTGAACGAATGTCTCCGGTGGGGAAGTTTGCCGAAAATATTTTCATTGAAAAATGATGGAGAAAAACGGGATTATCTGCGCGCCTACACCCACACCTACCTGCAAGAGGAAATCACCCAGGAACAAGTGGTGCGGAAATTGGATCCCTTTCGGCGTTTCTTGGCGATCGCCGCTCAAATGAGCGGACAAATCGTCAACTTCTCAAAAGTGGCGCGGGACGCGGGGACCTCCATTCCAACAGTTCAATCCTATTTTCAAATATTGGAGGATACGCGCATTGGGTTCCTGCTGGAGTCCTTTCATGAATCCGTCCGAAAACGCCAGCGCGAAAATCCAAAATTCTACTTCTTCGATACCGGCGTTCAACGCGCCTTGGAAAACACCCTGACCCTGGATCTCCTCCCGCGCACGTTCGCTTACGGCGTGGCCTTTGAGCATTTCATCATCAATGAAATCGTGCGGCTGGCCGCCTACGCGAAAAACGATTATCGGTTTTCCTACCTCTGCACGAAAGACGGGGTGGAAATCGATCTGGTGATCGAACGGCCCGGAATGAAAAAAGCCTTGGTCGAGATCAAATCAAGCGACCTCATCAGGCCCGAGGACCTCCGTTCTTTTCGACGACTGGGCACCGATATCCCCCAATCGGACCTTTTTTGTTTTTCCCGAGACCCCCACCCCAAAAAGATCGAAGGAATCCGCTGCCTCCCCTGGCAAACCGGTTTGATCGAATTAGGCCTATAA
- a CDS encoding prepilin-type N-terminal cleavage/methylation domain-containing protein gives MRPGRDRTLGFTLIELMLVVAIIGLLAAIAIPKFAGLIIKSKEAAVKGQLGGLRSAISIYYADNEGNFPYTTLGSLTVGSKYIDAIPTISIPTVPAHAPSNIVGAGMFDWLGPPGSGAWKFNFGAGALAVSCNHPDSTGRVWSTW, from the coding sequence ATGCGGCCTGGGCGGGATCGAACTTTAGGGTTCACCTTGATCGAGCTGATGCTCGTGGTGGCGATCATTGGGCTCTTGGCGGCCATCGCCATTCCTAAATTCGCGGGGCTCATCATCAAATCCAAAGAGGCGGCGGTGAAAGGGCAATTGGGCGGTTTGCGGAGTGCCATATCAATCTATTATGCCGACAATGAAGGAAACTTCCCTTATACCACCCTGGGCAGTCTGACCGTCGGGTCTAAATACATCGACGCCATCCCCACTATTTCCATCCCGACTGTTCCCGCCCATGCGCCGAGTAATATAGTGGGAGCTGGTATGTTCGATTGGTTGGGTCCGCCGGGTTCGGGCGCCTGGAAATTTAATTTTGGTGCGGGGGCTTTGGCAGTGTCCTGTAATCACCCCGACTCCACCGGCCGGGTGTGGTCCACTTGGTGA
- a CDS encoding cbb3-type cytochrome c oxidase subunit I — protein MNFFQTLMFGTRQLFKPDTLTPMQKMTLRFVVIGLLWYGVAVIEGMIMRVSLVKPLPPFPPAHYFAILTAHPLVGIFGSTYSVVFGAFLFLVPFLMKKPLWSLKMGNWTCGFLAIGTLTFWGAGFLSHYAPLYTLYWPLPADFTQFSVVGGIFFILGIALVMVATVLFVINTFKTITYTPEGQPAQPAGALLASALGISGLRNLFSREKKEHLVSLPVAAIARGTVDTALNAGIILFTGVLILVYMVAALMGHDLKHSAIDALLYKNWFWWGLDLIADGLVLIYVAGTWYLLATLITGKKLFMENFARAALFVEMVVSWTVWSHHLMSDQAQPAILKIVSGEMVTAFELITQGMAFFITLVTLWSARPLKMTNPLKFLIGGLLGFALAVPAGIMQADLGLNRILHNTQWIVGPHVHVAILVGLTMTLYSAIYYLFPLLTNGAELYSQKLANVHFWAHLLGGIGMGAFMGMAGLHGMLRRTMYFNGEFSGYMILAALSGSLLLLGFLAFFFNIVMSVGLRGVVGLFQPAKLKTRDLVSAP, from the coding sequence ATGAACTTCTTTCAAACCCTGATGTTTGGAACACGCCAACTCTTTAAGCCGGACACCCTGACACCCATGCAGAAGATGACGCTTCGCTTCGTGGTCATCGGCCTTCTGTGGTATGGCGTCGCGGTTATTGAGGGAATGATCATGCGGGTGTCGCTTGTTAAACCCCTGCCGCCCTTCCCTCCCGCACATTATTTCGCCATCCTGACGGCCCATCCCCTGGTGGGGATCTTCGGGTCCACCTATTCCGTGGTGTTCGGCGCCTTTCTCTTCCTGGTCCCGTTCCTGATGAAAAAACCCCTCTGGAGCCTCAAGATGGGGAACTGGACCTGCGGGTTTCTCGCCATCGGCACCCTGACCTTCTGGGGGGCCGGGTTCCTTAGCCACTACGCGCCGCTCTACACCCTTTATTGGCCCCTCCCGGCGGATTTCACCCAGTTCAGCGTGGTGGGTGGGATTTTCTTTATCCTGGGAATCGCCCTGGTCATGGTGGCAACGGTTTTGTTCGTCATCAACACCTTCAAAACCATCACCTACACCCCCGAGGGCCAACCGGCCCAACCGGCGGGGGCGCTCTTGGCTTCCGCCCTGGGGATCAGTGGGCTTCGAAATCTTTTCTCCCGTGAGAAAAAAGAACATTTGGTCTCTCTGCCCGTGGCCGCCATCGCGCGAGGCACCGTGGACACCGCGCTGAACGCTGGGATCATTCTGTTCACCGGCGTTCTCATCCTGGTCTACATGGTGGCCGCGCTCATGGGGCACGACTTGAAACATTCGGCCATTGATGCGTTGTTATACAAGAACTGGTTCTGGTGGGGGTTGGACTTGATCGCCGACGGGCTGGTGTTGATCTATGTGGCGGGAACCTGGTACCTGTTGGCGACTCTGATCACGGGCAAAAAACTGTTCATGGAAAACTTTGCCCGCGCGGCGCTCTTCGTAGAGATGGTGGTTTCCTGGACGGTGTGGTCCCACCACCTGATGTCCGACCAGGCTCAACCAGCCATTCTAAAAATCGTTTCCGGGGAAATGGTGACGGCCTTCGAGCTTATCACCCAAGGGATGGCCTTCTTCATTACCCTCGTCACGTTATGGAGCGCGCGGCCGCTTAAGATGACGAACCCGCTCAAATTCCTGATCGGCGGCCTACTGGGTTTCGCCCTGGCGGTGCCCGCCGGCATCATGCAGGCGGACCTAGGGTTAAACCGCATCCTCCACAACACCCAATGGATCGTGGGACCCCACGTTCACGTGGCGATCCTGGTGGGATTGACCATGACGCTTTATTCTGCCATATATTACCTGTTCCCCCTTTTAACCAACGGGGCTGAACTCTACAGCCAAAAACTGGCGAACGTGCATTTTTGGGCGCATCTCTTGGGCGGGATCGGCATGGGCGCGTTCATGGGCATGGCGGGTTTGCACGGCATGCTACGCCGAACCATGTACTTTAACGGCGAGTTTTCAGGCTATATGATCTTGGCCGCCCTTTCCGGCTCGCTCTTGTTGCTTGGATTTCTGGCGTTCTTTTTTAATATCGTGATGAGCGTCGGATTACGAGGCGTGGTCGGCCTTTTCCAGCCAGCGAAACTCAAAACTCGGGATTTAGTCTCCGCCCCTTAA
- a CDS encoding cytochrome C oxidase subunit II has translation MIDSKLVLWGQTIGYTAYVLALMAGMGWFTYKLTRDGTSKHVPNGVFYTVVGVLVAVGVSLHIITHETIPWKKIDLNRTHIQADQTFEIRVADHKFILPLEVMTIVAGQKALFNVTSDDLTYGFGLFREDNSMLFQMQVLPGHVNDILWHFETPGVYSIRSTEYSGPKGIQMVEKNVVRVVAKAEVLP, from the coding sequence ATGATCGATTCTAAATTGGTGTTGTGGGGGCAGACCATTGGCTACACCGCCTACGTCCTGGCCCTCATGGCCGGCATGGGGTGGTTCACCTATAAACTCACGCGCGACGGAACGTCGAAACATGTCCCGAACGGCGTTTTTTACACCGTCGTGGGGGTCCTGGTCGCGGTGGGGGTTTCGCTCCACATCATTACCCACGAAACCATCCCCTGGAAAAAAATCGACCTCAACCGCACCCACATCCAAGCCGACCAGACGTTCGAGATCCGCGTGGCCGATCACAAATTCATTTTGCCGTTGGAGGTCATGACCATCGTGGCGGGGCAGAAGGCTCTTTTTAATGTCACGTCCGATGATCTCACCTACGGGTTTGGCCTTTTCCGCGAAGACAATTCCATGCTGTTTCAAATGCAGGTCCTGCCGGGCCACGTCAACGACATACTCTGGCACTTCGAAACGCCGGGCGTCTATTCCATTCGCTCCACGGAATATTCCGGCCCCAAAGGCATCCAGATGGTGGAGAAAAACGTCGTCCGAGTCGTCGCCAAAGCGGAGGTCCTCCCATGA